The sequence GGTCAGCGACAAGGTGGCGCTGCTGGCCCAGCGCTATCCCGACGACACGTCGCTGACGCTGGACTGGACGGACCTCGCTCGGTGGGACCCAACGCTGGCCGAAGATATCCTCGATGCGCCCGATTCGATGCTTGAATACGTGGAACGGGGGATTCGGGACACGCCGCTGCCGGTCGACACGTCGCTGGGGCAGGCGACACCGCGCTTCGAGAACCTGCCCGAGTCACACACGACCGCGCCGGGCGAGTTCTCACCGTCGGATCGGCGCGGGCAACTGCTGGCGCTGGAAGGGCAGGTCGCGAAGCGAACGCAGGTGCAACCACGGCTTGTCGAAGCGGCCTTCGAGTGCCAGCGCTGTGGCACGCTCACCCGGATACCATTCGAGCCCGGGCAGTTCATCGAGCCCTTCGAGTGCGTCGGCTGCGAGACGAAAGGGCCGTTCCGCATCAACCCGGACCAGTCCCGCTACGAGGACTATCAGAAGCTCCTGTTAGAGAATCCCAGCAGCGCGGCGCTGGGTGGCGATACCTCGGATATCATCGCGCACCTGCAGGGCGACCTCGCGGGACACGGCGCTATCGCGAACTGTCAGGACGTGGTGCTCGTTGGTGAACTGCAGTTCCGCGGTGGCGGGCCGATTCCCGAGCCACAGGTCGTCGTGAACTCCGTGCAAGCGGCCGGCCAAACCTATCAAGACGCGGAGTTCACGGCTGACCAGCGGGACCTCTTCGAGCGCCTTCGCGAGCGGCCGGAGTCGTTCGACGTGGATATCGAGGACCCGTCGACGGCCGATGTGCTGATGGCGGCCGCAGCGCCGAAGTTCGTGTCGGGCTCGCACCCACGGGACCGGCAGGTCGTTCGCGGCCTGGTCCTACAGCTGGTCAGCGCGTCGACGTTCGACGGACCGGACGGCTCGCACTATCGGGGCGACGTTCACGTCCTGCTGCCGGGTGACCCGGGGACAGGGAAGTCCGTACTGGCGAAGTGGGCCGCGGCGGTCGCGCCCCGGTCGGCGTTCGCGAGCGGCGAGCGCGTGTCGGGGCCGGGGCTGACCGCGGCGGC comes from Haloarcula marismortui ATCC 43049 and encodes:
- a CDS encoding AAA family ATPase, producing MSDELSDRVAQYLRWQVSDKVALLAQRYPDDTSLTLDWTDLARWDPTLAEDILDAPDSMLEYVERGIRDTPLPVDTSLGQATPRFENLPESHTTAPGEFSPSDRRGQLLALEGQVAKRTQVQPRLVEAAFECQRCGTLTRIPFEPGQFIEPFECVGCETKGPFRINPDQSRYEDYQKLLLENPSSAALGGDTSDIIAHLQGDLAGHGAIANCQDVVLVGELQFRGGGPIPEPQVVVNSVQAAGQTYQDAEFTADQRDLFERLRERPESFDVDIEDPSTADVLMAAAAPKFVSGSHPRDRQVVRGLVLQLVSASTFDGPDGSHYRGDVHVLLPGDPGTGKSVLAKWAAAVAPRSAFASGERVSGPGLTAAAVKDDFSDGGFSIEPGVLVRAHEGIAVVDELDKAGDDAIEKMHSALADQILPLSLGGQSMTLPAECGLLGVCNPLGGHFAGDESLVDALGINSPLLSRFDLIMQMRSKQDREHVRELAESMIRTWSASLKDATGQALDTADADTIDPVLSMDQYRAVLLRARQLHPTPANDRVIEALAAWFEEQKMALPERYRDALADADGQYHGPPVPVTARKLGAARRVAQAAARANLREEITMADVEVAKELVSRSLADLDIPIVHNAGLGGGDVNRREPADLSGVS